A window from Malania oleifera isolate guangnan ecotype guangnan chromosome 7, ASM2987363v1, whole genome shotgun sequence encodes these proteins:
- the LOC131160157 gene encoding uncharacterized protein LOC131160157 isoform X2, giving the protein MQKRPNLYWTACAAHCIDLILEDIGKKSNVKKVLEDARTITSFIYNHTWTVNFMKKFTNNRELLRPAITRFATNFIALETIVRHKQALREMFTSDAWKNSRFGMAKSGPAYDSKKIILGKEFWQKASDIIKVQEPLVKVLKLVDGDEKPTMGFIYEAIDRAKLAIQKDCRFYKDYWKIIDNRWSFQLHQDLHAAGYFLNPQFLYGAPPSPEVAREVMDGVKKVITKLVPDIDTQIRAINQLLLYRDRQETFGTPLAQRAVKQTNPAEWWIHYGLCAPELQRIAIRVLSQTTSASNCERNWSTFSLIHTKTRNRLKYMRLQKLVFVHYNMRLKLRRTMRRSQREIEEGFNPINLDYIFEEDDPLSQWLEERETPLLDGQDNSNWLNEEVGGTTEGGDQPPINAHDDSGSSPERTQSDDNLGLSPPSDDDGNSGAGAGVGGGGSGGGGGGGVEYNYGYDTGTSFGRDIYPSDPYGLHDIPENYDLGIPPGNQSSQPRRRRSARGDPSDSTEDSYGVVRSFGDFGLDGSSSQSFGSHPAYPHYASRDSHFYPSGLGISGSSESSSTHYPEPAPAPTYRHYSGEFSSPVHFQEQQQNDANLGSFNYVFPQGWGDNFPSQSQDTDANYEDPPRHSFWW; this is encoded by the exons atgcagaagaggcccaatctctattggacagcatgtgcagctcattgcatagaccttattcttgaagatattggtaagaaaagtaacgtgaagaaggtcttagaagatgcaagaacaataacctcatttatttacaaccacacatggacagtgaatttcatgaagaaattcacaaataatagagagttacttcgccctgccatcactcgatttgccacaaatttcattgctttggagactattgtcaggcataaacaagcactaagggaaatgtttacatctgatgcttggaaaaactcaaggtttggaatggcaaaatcaggcccagcatatgattcaaagaaaattatcttaggcaaagagttttggcaaaaggcctctgatataattaaagtgcaagaacccttggtgaaagttcttaaattggttgatggtgatgaaaaaccaaccatgggcttcatatacgaggcaattgatagggcgaagttggccattcaaaaagattgccggttttacaaagactattggaaaattattgacaaccggtggagttttcagttgcaccaagatttgcacgctgctg ggtattttttgaacccacaatttctttatggtgccccaccctctcctgaagttgctagagaagtcatggatggagttaaaaaagtgataaccaagttggtacccgatatagatactcaaattcgggctattaatcaa ttgttgctatatcgagataggcaggagacttttggaaccccgttggctcaaagggcagtgaaacaaacaaatcctg ctgaatggtggattcattatggcttgtgtgctcctgagctccaaagaatagcaattagagttcttagccagaccacatcagcttcgaactgtgagcgtaattggagcacctttagcctcatccatacgaaaacaagaaatagattaaagtatatgagactacaaaaacttgttttcgtacattacaacatgaggttaaagttaagacgtacaatgagaagaagccaacgagaaattgaagagggtttcaatcctatcaatttggactacattttcgaagaagatgatcctttaagtcaatggttagaggagagagagacaccactactcgatggtcaggacaattcaaattggttaaatgaagaggttggtggtactacagaaggaggtgatcaaccaccaataaacgcgcatgatgattcaggttcaagccctgaacgtacacaaagtgatgacaatcttggtttgagcccaccaagtgatgatgatggtaatagtggtgctggagctggggttggggggggtggcagtggtggtggtggaggcggcggtgtagaatataattatggatatgatacagggacatcatttggaagggatatatatccttctgatccttatggattacatgacatacctgaaaattatgacttgggtattcctccagggaaccaatcttcacaacccaggagaaggaggagtgctcgtggtgaccctagcgattctactgaagattcatatggtgtggttcgtagttttggcgactttggtttagatggttcatcatcacaatcatttggatctcatccagcatatccacattatgcatctcgtgactcacatttttatcccagtggattaggaatctcaggatctagtgagtcttcttctacacactacccagagccagcccctgccccaacttatagacattattcaggagaattttcatcaccagtacattttcaagagcaacaacaaaatgatgcaaacttgggttcattcaactatgtatttccacaaggatggggagataatttcccatcccaatctcaagatacagatgcaaattatgaagaccctccacgtcattctttttggtggtga
- the LOC131160159 gene encoding uncharacterized protein LOC131160159: MSRDRGNENLPSEDIGWHFGTAVDGNKHVIMCKLCGKIIKGGITRLKQHLAHKKGQVAGCSNVTTQVREQMMKHLQQYAEKKRDKQKRQEEAEAQIRGDFENLSDEEDLEEESMRFARQESMRSQQQWEDRQRFRARTTGRGNIYEEGGGSGSGATSGFNRAGARSYSGREVGGSGRQWINPDAPEARLKAMDPILERSKSAKQPKLNTKLLKGLRSKLGKAVGKFLIYNRIPANVADSPFMQPMLDIAAEVGKGVKGPSPYEISEIYLEQEYQEMKNYIASFAGIWKERGVTLMCDGWSGPTRKHIINFLVYCDRGTVFHKSVDASDVPSRTAEYYFR, translated from the coding sequence atgtcacgtgatagaggaaatgaaaacttacctagtgaagatattggatggcattttggtactgcggtagacggtaataaacatgttattatgtgtaaattatgtgggaagataatcaaagggggcattacacgcttgaaacaacacttggcacataaaaagggtcaagtagctggatgctcaaatgtgaccacacaagtaagagaacaaatgatgaaacatctacaacagtatgctgagaagaaaagagataaacaaaaaaggcaagaagaagcagaagcccaaattagaggagattttgagaatttgagcgatgaagaagacttggaagaagaaagtatgagatttgctcgacaagaaagcatgcgatcacaacaacaatgggaagatagacaaagatttcgagcaagaacaactggaaggggtaatatttatgaagagggaggtggctctggcagtggtgctaccagtggtttcaatagagcaggagctcgatcttatagtggtcgagaagttggaggtagtggacgacaatggatcaatcctgatgcccctgaagctagactaaaggcaatggatcctattttagaaagaagcaagagtgcgaaacaaccaaaactcaacacaaagttactgaaaggtttaagaagtaaattaggaaaagcggttggaaaattcctaatttataatcggattccagcgaatgtagctgactctccatttatgcagcctatgcttgatattgctgcagaggttggaaagggggtgaagggtccatcaccctatgagatatctgaaatttatttggagcaagagtatcaagaaatgaaaaattatatagcttcttttgctggaatttggaaggaaagaggtgtaacacttatgtgtgatggttggtcaggaccaactagaaaacacattataaactttttagtttattgtgatagaggcaccgtgtttcataaatcagttgatgcctctgatgtgccaagcagaacagctgaatattatttcaggtaa